The Salvelinus fontinalis isolate EN_2023a chromosome 34, ASM2944872v1, whole genome shotgun sequence region ATCAAATAAGTACACACGTTTGAATGCATTTTAGGCATCACCAGCAGCTGTAATGTCAGTAAGGCACATTTATGCTAAAGCAGTTAGGAAATCAATTGTCTTTTTAATGATTTACTGAATTGTTCATGATGTAGTTGTTAGAGGAGCATGTCTTGATGTACATAAGTCTGACATGGTGAATTTTATAGGATTCCTACTAGCTCTCAAACATGTCTAGAACATATCTGATACTTGGCCTCTACTCTAGTCTCAAGTGCCTTGCCTTAGATGATAACCATGAGCATCGATGCTTAGAGGATTGTTGTAAAAGCAGACACAGGTAGTCAAAGCTTCTGCACACATTTCTGCATATATGTCTACTTAATTTAGTTACTTTGCATCATATGTATATGCCATAGTGTATTGCTCAATCCTATGTCAAAGTATTTCCTCAGATTATAGTTGTATGAAGATATAAATCTTGTCAGTGCCTGTGTCCTGACTTCACACTTACAAACAATATATTTTCCTGGTCTAAACAGGCAATGGTGCTTTTTTGGTGCGGCTTTGATTTAGTGGTTGAGAGTATGCAAGCAaggaaacaactctggtgttgttTGTAAACAAGATAAAAACAGGCTCTGCTATACATTTTAGACTAGTGTTTGTTGTAAGATGCATCATTGGTGTTGAACCTGTAAGTTGTGTTTTCAAATACGACAGTGTAATGTGCTTAGCTAGGTTAATCTAATTGAAATGACCTTCTACTGTGTTCTAAATATGtatttttcctctctctatatctcggTCCTTTTTAATATTTACAGCAATTAGTATGTTCAGTAGAAAACCATATATATATTCCCAGGTACACGATTTGTAACTTAGTTATAAGAATTGAGAAATAaaattgtttacatttacatggaTGGTAATTCAGAAACTCAGAAAAACTAAACTTGTGTTTCTCCTAAAATAAAAGTATTGTGTTCCCTCATGTTTATCATGTTAAAATGGCAGGCAAAACAATTCTATTGCATGTCTTATACGCGTCATACGTTAACCAGCTACAAATCTAGATCACTGCCAGATATATTTGTATTGTCAGTCTAGCATACTGTAGAGTCGATCACTTCACAAGCTTTGTTGCTGCTGAGAGAAAGATGTATACATATAGTTGTAATGCATTTACATTCTTGAATGTTATTGTGCATACACAGTTCAGATTTCAGACATCAGAAGCCTAAATTGTCACACATGGTAAGCAGTAACACGTTTTACTTAATATATATCAAAATGGCATCATAACAATTGTTACCTAACATTGAGACATATGTCATGATGTCTAACATTTAGTATACCAAGTTTATAACTTCTATAATGTTATAGTTCAAGTAAAGTACCACTTAAACAAAGACTCTTTTGATTAAATTGTGCATTTCTTTTAGTCAGTAAAGGGGTACTTTTGTGAATCTTCGAAACATTGTTACAGGCCATTCAATGTACTGCTGTAGAATGTCTCGATTCTTAAATTGGTTGTTGGAGAATCCTAATAAAGCTACGGGGCAACAGTAAATGCTCACCCCAATTTTTAATATACCACAGGTTTTTTTCCTGTGATGCCAACTAAGTTGATGTGGACTTGACTCAAATGAACCAAAGTGGTGTTGTAGTTTGTTCTTgtagttacatttaaaaaatatgtattgAAATGTACAATTAGTATAACATTCTCTTCAATGGTTCAATGACAGAAAGAACTATGCCAACTGCTTTTGCTGACAATAGTAATGGACTTGAAGCCCATTTGTAGTTTTACCAAAGATCTTTATTGTTATgtttccttttttatttttacaacttAATTTCAGTAATCTAAGCAAATCGTTAACCCGATTTGAAACAAACCAAACATCTTATGTAGATTGGTGTGCATTTACAGAAACTAATGGCATCCTTTTTTGGTAAAACAAATGACTGGTTAGCAGCATACACAATTCTAGTTGTCTACAAGTTAGTGACATGTTCATATTCTTAAGTGGCCATATAGACGAgtgagtggaggctgctgaggggaggacggctcataataatgtctggaacggcaCGAATGGaatttgataccattccgctccagccaataccacaagcccgtcctccccaaccAACCGCCTGTGATGAGTACGATTTTGAAGTATGTTTATCTTTTCACTTTACAGCTAAAATCTCTTAATCCGTTTTAAATATTGATGGTTGTGCACTACTTGTATGCTGTCAGGAGTATAGAGTACACTTTGACTAATGTGCTTTCATTTGACTGGTGTTTTCTTCACGTTTTAATTCACAATTTACTGCAGTCATTGGAAAGATGGCGATAGTGTATCATTTGTTTATTGGTTAGATATTTGAATGAGTCATTGACGGGTGAAATGACAGAACTTGATTTATTTAAACCAGCATCAATGGCAGATACAGACGTGAGTAAGTTTTAAGGAGCAACTCTTATCACTCATTCGTTCTTGGTCCTTAACCCCTCTTCAATGTGGCATACTAAGTATACATCTCCCTTTTACACTGAAAAAGAAAAAAACTTAATCTTCATGTTTTATAAATATAGCTCTAAATCATTCAATGTTATGGCCATGTTAAACTAATGTTCTTTTACTATGGaccaattttattttttattttttataaatcggTGCCTTATGTTAAAATGTCATATTTTAACTGGCATTTGAAGAGTATTACTCTTAATGAGGGGTGACTTCATTGAGGGTAAATTGTTATATTACAGTAAAACTGAAAAATAATCCAAATTCTAGTGCCTTTAGATAATTGTATGTACCATAATCTCCCCAATTAAAATCTGTGGTGGATACCACTCAGATGATTTAGATTTTTTCGATAATATCACTTAATGATTCGAGTGGTAAAATTTGCTTTGTCGTTCTGAAAAGTTACGAATTCTATGTAAAGAGCTAGCATTCGCAAGTGATCAGAGAAGGGCCGTTTTGAACCAGACTACATGTTTCGTAAGGGAGGCTTAGGGCAACCTTAGAATGATGAATACTGCTTCTTCATCTGTCTGTATTTGCCATATCAGTCTTCATAACATGCCACAATACCTACCACCAATAAATATGATTCCTTCTGTACTCAACTTCATTGGCACAAGAAAAAACAGACATTTACTGTTAAAGAAAAGCACCAACTATGACTCTTTGTTTTGTAAATGTAATTGAGATGTAACAATGCTCTGCAGTGGATTAGCATAATCTATTTTGAATTCTTGTGAAGTGTTTGTTTCTTTGTTTTATTAAATATTGTGATCATGGAACCTGAAGATTTTATGCAATCTTGTACATACATAAATTTATGACGCTGTTCCAATTTAGTATGGAGAGAGAACATGCATATTGCAGCATAGAACTTTTGTAAAAACATTTAATTGTTCCCAATAGTTCATTTCAAAATGTTCATTTAACATAGAAACCCTGATATATTGAATGTACCGTTCTAAATTAGATATTTAATAGGTCACTGGACTAATACGGAGAGCAGTTCATCCATTAGCTATGATGTAGCATCTAGTTTTGTGAATTGCTATACAATGAAATAAATGTAATACTTAAACACATGCAGTTTTCCGGtctctgtatttatcagtgtAATGATTAAGGGGAGGgggaaatacattttattttctcaGGGTTTCAGTTATGACTGTAGGATAAAAGATTCTTAAATTGTGAACTGTAGTTCATATGTATTTACGCTGATGTCGATGGAAGTAGACATTTGTATTACGAATGAGAAACATGTCCCTTTTATTTTGTTACAATAAAGTATGGACAAATAGGACATTGTATGTTGAATTAGTATTCAACTACCCCATAGAAATGATCAATGGGAGTTCCCCTGTGTTAAAGTTGATCCTCTTTATGGAATCAAAGAAAGGATTTGGCTTTTTACTCAAAATTAAGTAGGAGGTATTGAATCTTTTGCTTGTAGAGTATCATTAACTTGTTCAATTGTACTGCAACATTATGCAATGGTTTACAGAATTCACAATTTGTATCATCTTGGGAATTAAAACCATTTTTGATCTTAAATGTGTTGAGTATTTGTTTCATGGATTTAAAACAAGGTAGTAATGAAAATATGTACTTCTAGATCACTAAACTCCAACGATTAATGCCCCTTGACAAGTATACTCTTGCAATAACTGAAACATGAACCAGCATTTTAAGTATTTATTTTCTTCACATGAAAATACCATTGTTTTTACTTTTTGGGAGGGGGTTACATAAAAAGGTTTCTTACCACAACCAATTAAATATTTTCTTTATACAGTATTGGAATGTATCAAATCGATTATAATCAAAGATTGGTACAGAATTCCAGAAAATAGGTTGGCCCTCTTGGTAATGCTCTATAGCATTAAGGTTCACTCAGATTGCTGTGGTACAATGGCATGATGACTATCAGGAGACAGGACATCAAATAGATAGCACAGCAGCTGCAATGCCTAGAGCCAAAACAGACAAGAGATGTTCTCAGACATGATTGTTATCAATGGTGCTTTCTTCATAGACATTCACTCACAATCTGTTTTTATCGAGGTCAGTTGATCCTGTTAACTAAACATAAGGGTCCATTTTGCCATTATTTTGGTACTACAACACAATGTTTCCGCAGTTAGAACAAGCTTACTTTTTTTTCAGTGCTGGGATAAATCAGAATTTTCCCCACTTTGGCAAGGTTAGACCTCTCTCTGTAAATACTATAGTGCAAAAGAAATAAGCCATAGCATATTAATCTATGCATTCCATTATGatgcaaagaagaaaatgcaaaACACTAACTGGTACATGTTTTTGAGTAGCTCATTTCCTTACCTTTCAAGCATGGAGTCAAAGCAGGTCACAGCGTTATCTTTCTGTAGAACAACGATAAGACAAGGGCCCTCGAGTAGAGCACAAATCTAGAGAGGAGATAGTCAATGCCACATGCAGAGTGTTACAGTGAGTGACCACAGTTGCGCAATAGCAGCATGCAATCAAACTCCTACATGGGAGATAGCCACTCCTCACCTTCCCATCCCTCTCAGAGGGTAGCATCAGTGTCTCAGCTATGTGACATCTCTGGGTCTCGTCCAGGACAGTCATCCTCCCGGCCACCAGGTGGCAGCCTGTCCTCAGCAGTTGCTCAAGCAGGTCCAGGTGGATGGGGGCTGGGCCCAGTACACTGGTGGGCAGCAGCAGGCAGGTGGTTTGGCAGAGAGCACTGCGGACCAAGAGCCCTGCtgccacccacacacaaacagccaCGTTTACAAAGTTCAACTGCTGTTGATACCTCATCAACTAAACACAACAACAGTTGCCCCAGACCGATCATAGGCAATGTCCCAATAAAAAGTCAATGATTAAGGGACCTGTTTTGTATCACACATAAAAGTAGTAAATAAGCGATTCAACAACAAAGATTCAGCTAGGCTAAAACATTCAAAACTAGACCTCACCTCCATTCAGTCCAGAAGCCATAAGGTGTGATAAAGATGGCTTGTTCGCAGCAGCAAGAGTGTGGCTCTGTTCACGGGCCAGACAAGCCAAATGGTCTGAGTGTACACTGGGTATCTGTGAACAGTGAGTGACAACAGACACAACATGTGTTCCTTATTAAACACAGGGCATATGAGACGGCTATACATCTAGGAGTAGTAAATCATGTCTATTGTAGTGTGATGTACCTGCTCCTGTCTCATGGTGTTGGTCTCTGTGCAGCATAGGCCCTGAGGGAACAGCCTCTTCACATCCTGAACAGCTCTCTGATAGCTTCTCGATCCTACAACATAGTATTATATCATTCATCATGAGCTACTAACATTACATCTGAAACATTAAAGCCTTGTTCCAAAGCCAGTCTCAGCCACTCTGTAACTGATTGATCTATGGTGTCTGGCAGGGCCTGGAAGGTGGCCCAGTAGGGTGCGGGGGCGAGGGCCACTGACTGACCATAGATGCCGCTGTGTAGCTGGTCCGAGCTGTAATAGGCCCTCCAGAGGAATTGGTCCTGAGCGCGGGCCTGGGCAGGGTCCTCAGGTCCCAGCACGTCCAGTAGCCTCTTCACAGCGTTCTCCCTCTGCAGGCACAGAGCCAGGGAAGGCCCAGAGCTCAAGTACTGGACATGGGCTTCTACAGCAGAGGGGTCCTAGAGGAAAACACAAGAGGAAAATTGAGCTGAGCCAATGCatttaaaataatataataatctgTCCACTGGCCTGGTTTAGGTAGGTAGGAATATGTGAGTTGCCTGATGCTCTGCAGTAGACACCAGTGACACAGCTGTGCTATTGTCCAGAACCAGCACATGCAGGCCCACCACAGTGAAGCCACTCCGCTGGACTTTGCTGAGGATTTTCCCCAGAGCATGGCTCCACACTCCAGGCTTGAACAGACACAGTGTGACAAGTGGCTGGGGGCCTGATGGGAACAGACAAGAGTGGCAAACAGGGTGCTTACACATTTTCAACTTTTGTATATATTTGTAACCATTGTTGAAGTAATCGACTTTGCAAGTAACCAATGTTTAATAAAACATCCTACATTACATCATGCTATTTAAAGGTCAAAGTTCATCCAAATAAACCCGTTTCCAAACTCACCCTGCACCATGCAGTTTAACAATGACTCACACTGGGAACCTGTAAGGAACATTAAACACAAGTCAGAAGGGAGGTGGGTGAGAGAGTCGTTTGAATGTGCTGATGACCCGGTGACACATACCAGCTCCATTAATGCGTGGTGGGGGTAGGAACTTCAGTAATGGGCGCACACTGTGATCTGAAGATGAGAGAAAATCCACATAGATCCAGCTATCCTTGACATGATTACCCCAGATATAGGGTAGTAGTGAAATAGTACCGAGCTTGCACTGGCTAGTTTTTTACCAGGGATCATGTCTCCcagggagaagaagagggatgCTTGTCTGAAGGCCAGTTCAGGAGTGGGAGACAACAGTATGTTCAGGTTCCCGGGGTAGTCCCGTGGCAGGAGCCGCCGTAGGGTGGCGAAGGCGTCCACCCTCCTCAGGGCACACACCAGGGCAGGGGAGGAGGCCAGGCCCACCAGGCTGCTCTGCCACAGCCGGTCTCCTACCTCATAGGGGCTCACCTCCCGCGCCTGCTGCCGGGACAATGTGGGCAGCCACTTCAGGGCCAGCAGCTCGAATCCATCCTCCCCGACATCGCCTGATGGAGAAACAGGGTAGAAAGGAGAGAAACGCAGGGCAAGGTTAGGTAGGTGAGGAGTTCAGTGCTACAGCTGAATTGCAAGTACAATATTGGTATTATGAATAACATTATGCATTTTAAATATATTTCATAACATGGGCTGTGTTGTAGGAATGGTTAATGTGGGGTAAAGTACCTGTTGTGTCCCTTGTCCAGAGCTTGTGTAGCAGGCTCAGGCCCTGACTGATGTCCCTTCCAGCCAGAGTAAGCACCACCACCTGCTCCAGCTCTGGGTTGGATGGACACCTGTGATGGGACAGCACCACATTGCAGGGGTTGGGTACGGCCCACATTCGCCCACCTGAGAACCAAGCATGAACATAAACTCAATTAGACCAGGAAGCCAAGGAGGGGGTCATCATTGACAGACTGTGTTAACTCTTCCCTTACCAAAGCTATGGAGCAGGCTCTCTCTGTAGGGCAACATGTGAAAGCAGCTGCTCGGGTCCAGCTTTCCTTCATCTGACAGTCTGATGTGGATACATCCCAACAACCTCTGCTTCTCCAACTCTTTCACAAGGGCTGACAAAAAGAGGAATCAGTGTCAATAGACGGAACATTGATGTCACAAGCTCAAATGCCTCTACAGTACCTATCAGCATCAAATGGGATACATGTTCTTTATAcgctgagcgtacaaaacattaggaacacctgctctttccatgacagactgaccaggtgaatccaggtgaaagctgtgatctcttattgatgtcacctgttcaatcattgtagatgaaggtgtatgtgtgctattcagagggtgaatgggcaagaccaaaAAATTAAGTTCCTTTCAACGGGGGATGGTAGTAGATTCCAggcttgagtgtgtcaagaactgcaacgctgctgggtttttcaagctcaacagtttcccgtgtgtatcaatggttcaccacccaaaggacgtccagccaacttgacacaacaaacatcggccagcatccctgtggaacactttcaacaccttgtagtccatgcgccaacgaattgaggctgttctgagggcaaaagggcgtacaactcaatactaggaaggtgttcctaatgttttgtacactcagtgtactttTAAGGTGATAGAAGGAGAGATATTAGGTATTACAGGGTTAAGTGCTATACCTGCAGGCAGGCTGGCACAGTGACGCAGgccactctctctcctcagaaGTAAGACCAGGCAGTGGGACGACAGCTCAACTCTCTTCTCATCCACAGTAACAGTGGGCGGACTGCAGAACACTGACACCTTGTCAAAGAGAAAGACAAACTTTTGAGGGCATAGTCAACATTGATCTCACCGGCTCCTCTCAGGCGCTATGCTGTCAGTTCAGTGTGGTGTGACTGATCTGGGGACAGTGTGGTGGAGGTGGGGTCGTTACCTGCTGACTGGTGAGTCCCAGTGCCTGGGTTCGTTTGGTGGGGAGCTGCAGCCTCTGGACCCCTCTCAGACTGAACCCTCTgccctcacacacagacagaacctgGCTGTAGCAGCATGGTGCCACCGCTGGAGACACTATCAAGAACACGTCCACTATGAGGTGGGAAGGGAAGAGTCAGATCCACAGTAAGACATTTTGAAACTTCCAACTACTGTACTTGGGATCTAGATTAGAGTAAAGCATTAAGCCATAACTCTGACATTGTTGACCTCAAGTGTGTACTTGTTTCTGAGTTACCTTTAACAGTAGCACACAGGGTGGTAGAGGACCTGGTTAAATACAAGGGGCTGCTTCCCTCTCCATCACCAGGGGCAGAGCTGAGAGTGTTGGAGGAAAATCGTGTTTTTTGTGAAATACTTtaactactgtatgtgttgtgttgtgtgtgtttaagaTGAAAACAAATGTATCAATCAATGTTTACTGAGTAAACCTTCAGTCTCTTGACCTTCCATCTACTCATGATGATTAATGATGTTGTTTTACAACGCTTTGAGATTCTTTATATAAGGTATAGTGCTATAAAAGTTCAAtaaattattattagtagtagtaatatgtTTGTTTTTCTACTTGTAATGTTTGAGTGATGGTTGTGAGACATCAGGATGGGTCTGGACTACAAACACACCTGTCAGTTGGAGCCTGGTCAGGGTTCTGGGAATTATTTCCTGGAACTCTCCCTGCGAACCACGTGACCAGTTCCCTGTGCACACTGCTGGCCAGgcgaggggagtagaggaggggcaAGTTCTTGCTGCTGTAGTGCAGGGCGTTGATGGATGCCGGGTCTGTCTTCCTAGCCAGCAGGGGGTCTGAAGGGCCTGTTACATCCTGCCACACGGTGCGGGCGTGAGGCCCTCGGACAGCCAGGGCAAGGACGGGCTGATCGGCCCCATCATCTCCCTGCCCGTAGGATACCATGCCTGAATCAGAGACAGACTTACTATAACTTACTGAATCATTCCAGTCTAGGCCACTGAAGATCTGCAGACTAGATAAGAATATAACAGAATAGAAGTTTATTAGTTGATAGACGTTTTACCGGTGCTGTTGGTCACAAGGTCAGGAGGAGGGTAAAGGAGGCGGAGGCCA contains the following coding sequences:
- the LOC129833090 gene encoding dynein axonemal assembly factor 8 isoform X3 translates to MIIDTLVYVNMDTDPSTRWNALFDSFKPHIPSIDSDSSSSENEEDISIFRRPVALLPKHTEGLECLSLEDSEIEELLKSMALPQLCLTEETLCPHREPTTEPHGVYQATDLAQQGTLQELSPMGNKVNEICSHDSIRNAARAGGHPCSNVPVEMKGDTSEHHSHGTLNRQKTTESTSPHPSHNTACEENTVESLRKTQRTEPNGSMKKPLQNSQTVLSFEPLEHWDLDLILLTLQTDRLYLGVSVSDEHMEIQPDGDNVRSQDTILERLAAFCRTQSCGDAEEKRETAPDKTSGVPQKAPVQHPTNFRQNGGWRKSFKRMAFELQPSRQEAPTVYIDLRNPEPPTITTRPCNITSSQSMKLTNPNLHDENQSDEKTDSNIRSGLLNGKEEVTGKSLLLRMLREANRNKREPDRKDPVPADSTCRTPRRVALKDKLPEANNEITSLLPEVDNQTTSPTMKLDQNRPPVERTPAIQQSATTGQPKKQSDREQREQQKQRAQRQQQLQKQLESFRPTRSAGDREPAAEKTDVLYDTEASHLQSVNTLPADMEDKECLLLTVCLSSPGLVASSSHHWKAPTVESATTKSHIYNALVAWFLSLVGAPGPRGGDDRAAVPFWVAGLQQLWTEDGLALHICAVSYGESLQLVRKRRKRGVVKGHSVFQQRVCRFLSQTSLRAITHWLPQLRSLLDQQAYPPTVHIPASCLDSFISVSSDKMAVKRTFGLNPGFYWQTVETQELSCQRPETMCTQQLHTEIAVALGYTSLFLHPLVVHHTLQLLHNSGLDVCGLRLLYPPPDLVTNSTGMVSYGQGDDGADQPVLALAVRGPHARTVWQDVTGPSDPLLARKTDPASINALHYSSKNLPLLYSPRLASSVHRELVTWFAGRVPGNNSQNPDQAPTDSSAPGDGEGSSPLYLTRSSTTLCATVKVDVFLIVSPAVAPCCYSQVLSVCEGRGFSLRGVQRLQLPTKRTQALGLTSQQVSVFCSPPTVTVDEKRVELSSHCLVLLLRRESGLRHCASLPAALVKELEKQRLLGCIHIRLSDEGKLDPSSCFHMLPYRESLLHSFGGRMWAVPNPCNVVLSHHRCPSNPELEQVVVLTLAGRDISQGLSLLHKLWTRDTTGDVGEDGFELLALKWLPTLSRQQAREVSPYEVGDRLWQSSLVGLASSPALVCALRRVDAFATLRRLLPRDYPGNLNILLSPTPELAFRQASLFFSLGDMIPDHSVRPLLKFLPPPRINGAGSQCESLLNCMVQGPQPLVTLCLFKPGVWSHALGKILSKVQRSGFTVVGLHVLVLDNSTAVSLVSTAEHQDPSAVEAHVQYLSSGPSLALCLQRENAVKRLLDVLGPEDPAQARAQDQFLWRAYYSSDQLHSGIYGSRSYQRAVQDVKRLFPQGLCCTETNTMRQEQIPSVHSDHLACLAREQSHTLAAANKPSLSHLMASGLNGAGLLVRSALCQTTCLLLPTSVLGPAPIHLDLLEQLLRTGCHLVAGRMTVLDETQRCHIAETLMLPSERDGKICALLEGPCLIVVLQKDNAVTCFDSMLERHCSCCAIYLMSCLLIVIMPLYHSNLSEP
- the LOC129833090 gene encoding dynein axonemal assembly factor 8 isoform X2, with translation MIIDTLVYVNMDTDPSTRWNALFDSFKPHIPSIDSDSSSSENEEDISIFRRPVALLPKHTEGLECLSLEDSEIEELLKSMALPQLCLTEETLCPHREPTTEPHGVYQATDLAQQGTLQELSPMGNKVNEICSHDSIRNAARAGGHPCSNVPVEMKGDTSEHHSHGTLNRQKTTESTSPHPSHNTACEENTVESLRKTQRTEPNGSMKKPLQNSQTVLSFEPLEHWDLDLILLTLQTDRLYLGVSVSDEHMEIQPDGDNVRSQDTILERLAAFCRTQSCGDAEEKRETAPDKTSGVPQKAPVQHPTNFRQNGGWRKSFKRMAFELQPSRQEAPTVYIDLRNPEPPTITTRPCNITSSQSMKLTNPNLHDENQSDEKTDSNIRSGLLNGKEEVTGKSLLLRMLREANRNKREPDRKDPVPADSTCRTPRRVALKDKLPEANNEITSLLPEVDNQTTSPTMKLDQNRPPVERTPAIQQSATTGQPKKQSDREQREQQKQRAQRQQQLQKQLESFRPTRSAGDREPAAEKTDVLYDTEASHLQSVNTLPADMEDKECLLLTVCLSSPGLVASSSHHWKAPTVESATTKSHIYNALVAWFLSLVGAPGPRGGDDRAAVPFWVAGLQQLWTEDGLALHICAVSYGESLQLVRKRRKRGVVKGHSVFQQRVCRFLSQTSLRAITHWLPQLRSLLDQQAYPPTVHIPASCLDSFISVSSDKMAVKRTFGLNPGFYWQTVETQELSCQRPETMCTQQLHTEIAVALGYTSLFLHPLVVHHTLQLLHNSGLDVCGLRLLYPPPDLVTNSTGMVSYGQGDDGADQPVLALAVRGPHARTVWQDVTGPSDPLLARKTDPASINALHYSSKNLPLLYSPRLASSVHRELVTWFAGRVPGNNSQNPDQAPTDSSAPGDGEGSSPLYLTRSSTTLCATVKVDVFLIVSPAVAPCCYSQVLSVCEGRGFSLRGVQRLQLPTKRTQALGLTSQQVSVFCSPPTVTVDEKRVELSSHCLVLLLRRESGLRHCASLPAALVKELEKQRLLGCIHIRLSDEGKLDPSSCFHMLPYRESLLHSFGGRMWAVPNPCNVVLSHHRCPSNPELEQVVVLTLAGRDISQGLSLLHKLWTRDTTGDVGEDGFELLALKWLPTLSRQQAREVSPYEVGDRLWQSSLVGLASSPALVCALRRVDAFATLRRLLPRDYPGNLNILLSPTPELAFRQASLFFSLGDMIPDHSVRPLLKFLPPPRINGAGSQCESLLNCMVQGPQPLVTLCLFKPGVWSHALGKILSKVQRSGFTVVGLHVLVLDNSTAVSLVSTAEHQDPSAVEAHVQYLSSGPSLALCLQRENAVKRLLDVLGPEDPAQARAQDQFLWRAYYSSDQLHSGIYGSRSYQRAVQDVKRLFPQGLCCTETNTMRQEQIPSVHSDHLACLAREQSHTLAAANKPSLSHLMASGLNGGLLVRSALCQTTCLLLPTSVLGPAPIHLDLLEQLLRTGCHLVAGRMTVLDETQRCHIAETLMLPSERDGKICALLEGPCLIVVLQKDNAVTCFDSMLESIYRERSNLAKVGKILIYPSTEKKALQLLCYLFDVLSPDSHHAIVPQQSE
- the LOC129833090 gene encoding dynein axonemal assembly factor 8 isoform X1; this translates as MIIDTLVYVNMDTDPSTRWNALFDSFKPHIPSIDSDSSSSENEEDISIFRRPVALLPKHTEGLECLSLEDSEIEELLKSMALPQLCLTEETLCPHREPTTEPHGVYQATDLAQQGTLQELSPMGNKVNEICSHDSIRNAARAGGHPCSNVPVEMKGDTSEHHSHGTLNRQKTTESTSPHPSHNTACEENTVESLRKTQRTEPNGSMKKPLQNSQTVLSFEPLEHWDLDLILLTLQTDRLYLGVSVSDEHMEIQPDGDNVRSQDTILERLAAFCRTQSCGDAEEKRETAPDKTSGVPQKAPVQHPTNFRQNGGWRKSFKRMAFELQPSRQEAPTVYIDLRNPEPPTITTRPCNITSSQSMKLTNPNLHDENQSDEKTDSNIRSGLLNGKEEVTGKSLLLRMLREANRNKREPDRKDPVPADSTCRTPRRVALKDKLPEANNEITSLLPEVDNQTTSPTMKLDQNRPPVERTPAIQQSATTGQPKKQSDREQREQQKQRAQRQQQLQKQLESFRPTRSAGDREPAAEKTDVLYDTEASHLQSVNTLPADMEDKECLLLTVCLSSPGLVASSSHHWKAPTVESATTKSHIYNALVAWFLSLVGAPGPRGGDDRAAVPFWVAGLQQLWTEDGLALHICAVSYGESLQLVRKRRKRGVVKGHSVFQQRVCRFLSQTSLRAITHWLPQLRSLLDQQAYPPTVHIPASCLDSFISVSSDKMAVKRTFGLNPGFYWQTVETQELSCQRPETMCTQQLHTEIAVALGYTSLFLHPLVVHHTLQLLHNSGLDVCGLRLLYPPPDLVTNSTGMVSYGQGDDGADQPVLALAVRGPHARTVWQDVTGPSDPLLARKTDPASINALHYSSKNLPLLYSPRLASSVHRELVTWFAGRVPGNNSQNPDQAPTDSSAPGDGEGSSPLYLTRSSTTLCATVKVDVFLIVSPAVAPCCYSQVLSVCEGRGFSLRGVQRLQLPTKRTQALGLTSQQVSVFCSPPTVTVDEKRVELSSHCLVLLLRRESGLRHCASLPAALVKELEKQRLLGCIHIRLSDEGKLDPSSCFHMLPYRESLLHSFGGRMWAVPNPCNVVLSHHRCPSNPELEQVVVLTLAGRDISQGLSLLHKLWTRDTTGDVGEDGFELLALKWLPTLSRQQAREVSPYEVGDRLWQSSLVGLASSPALVCALRRVDAFATLRRLLPRDYPGNLNILLSPTPELAFRQASLFFSLGDMIPDHSVRPLLKFLPPPRINGAGSQCESLLNCMVQGPQPLVTLCLFKPGVWSHALGKILSKVQRSGFTVVGLHVLVLDNSTAVSLVSTAEHQDPSAVEAHVQYLSSGPSLALCLQRENAVKRLLDVLGPEDPAQARAQDQFLWRAYYSSDQLHSGIYGSRSYQRAVQDVKRLFPQGLCCTETNTMRQEQIPSVHSDHLACLAREQSHTLAAANKPSLSHLMASGLNGAGLLVRSALCQTTCLLLPTSVLGPAPIHLDLLEQLLRTGCHLVAGRMTVLDETQRCHIAETLMLPSERDGKICALLEGPCLIVVLQKDNAVTCFDSMLESIYRERSNLAKVGKILIYPSTEKKALQLLCYLFDVLSPDSHHAIVPQQSE